A region from the Palaemon carinicauda isolate YSFRI2023 chromosome 9, ASM3689809v2, whole genome shotgun sequence genome encodes:
- the LOC137646968 gene encoding zwei Ig domain protein zig-8-like yields the protein MPSAWILRYLLFFCLTKVSLMVVVVESKVRVDARNSNTKEGEEQPLVVPEFDPNEPKEPHFAEDSPKQVVASVGSPAHIPCKPRNLGAKSVSWIRHRDLHVLTVGSFTFTNDERFSAHRDATTGDWILVIRRPTTADSGFYECSISTKPVTAIAVKLNVVVPTVELVGDGEIYLDKGSTLNLTCVVHFTPTPPEFILWYHRDKLVNYGKPGRAISVETTHDGDTTRSSLLVHNATMWDSGKYACKPSNAPRVSRMVHVLRSETPAAMQTTTSSAHCARSSLPLFLSFHLLTCLSSFFISYAHSLYR from the exons ATGCCATCGGCTTGGATATTACGCTACCTGCTTTTCTTTTGTTTAACAA AAGTAAGCCTAATGGTAGTGGTGGTGGAAAGCAAGGTGAGGGTGGACGCCCGCAACAGCAACACAAAGGAAGGAGAAGAACAGCCGCTGGTTGTCCCGGAGTTTGACCCCAATGAACCAAAGGAGCCACATTTCGCCGAGGATTCCCCGAAGCAGGTGGTGGCCTCAGTCGGATCCCCAGCCCATATACCCTGCAAACCAAGGAACCTTGGTGCCAAGTCG GTTTCATGGATTCGTCACCGTGACCTCCACGTACTGACAGTAGGATCCTTCACGTTCACGAACGATGAGAGATTCTCCGCGCACAGAGATGCAACTACAGGGGATTGGATCTTGGTCATTCGGAGGCCCACGACCGCCGACTCGGGCTTTTACGAGTGTTCCATCTCCACAAAGCCTGTCACAGCAATTGCTGTGAAACTCAATGTAGTTG TCCCAACGGTAGAACTTGTGGGCGATGGAGAGATCTACCTTGACAAGGGCAGCACACTAAATCTAACATGTGTTGTTCATTTCACGCCCACCCCGCCCGAGTTCATCTTATGGTATCATAGGGATAAG ctcgtgaACTACGGCAAACCAGGCCGAGCCATTAGCGTTGAGACGACACACGACGGAGATACTACAAGGTCGTCTTTGCTCGTCCATAACGCCACTATGTGGGACTCAGGAAAATATGCCTGCAAGCCTTCAAATGCTCCTCGGGTCTCAAGAATGGTCCATGTTTTGAGGA GCGAGACACCGGCAGCGATGCAAACCACAACCAGCAGTGCACATTGCGCAAGAAGTTCCCTCCCGCTCTTCCTTTCATTCCATCTCCTCACATGCCTCTCTTCGTTCTTCATATCCTACGCTCATTCCTTATACAGATAA